From the Salarias fasciatus chromosome 16, fSalaFa1.1, whole genome shotgun sequence genome, one window contains:
- the ttc21b gene encoding tetratricopeptide repeat protein 21B, producing MEDEDTTLALIKHYCYEKHYNHAVNAAGAAQKTYSGDPIYSFFHAYGNLMQDQIQEAMMELDTIRDHRDLSLCALMALVYAEKKKTNPDRELIQGLDAKVKEDRKSAPPKSLYYAGTFLWLIGRNDKAREYIDRMIKLSNGSREGIVLKAWIDVTSGKDAYARKAGKYFDEGLKERSDVFALMGKAQYYEYRQNYSGALEMVNQVIVSFPTFLPALIKKMKLLLSLQDWEQTIDAAHRLLQKDKNNLEALQMLAIHSLCREGDISESVKQLSNLVSSLEIQEPHSPDLLYRMSLAFTRVCGRSEKVLEQTFRMVDRAFSLASGDSDFATELGYQMVLQGRIKEAMKWYKTAISNKEKTSVSALTGIIRCQLIEGHLEDAEQQLEFLTEIQQSIGKSGELLYLRAVLALKKHRSQEEVTNLLNDAVDTHFSSLHGLPLGVEYLEKLNPDFLLEIVKEYLALCPAKPPAQGQPPAPQLQHCATLLDTVVKIVPGLLQAVFLLAKVRYQSGDIDAAQSSLNHCLEQCPSHADAHLLMAQIHLLQGNVTLCSQSLELCLSHNFTIRDHPLYHLINAQAKKKSGELAEAIQTLQMAMSLPGVRRAGSSSKSKNKRPDLSSADCVSVFLELAEALWLNGEQHEAAKVMQDAINEFSGTPEELRVTIANADLALLRGDTDLALSMLRNITPEQPYYIQAKEKMADIYLNHRKEKRLYASCYREMAEKLPSPHTYLLLGDAYMKIQEPEKAIEVYEQALKKNPRDGALASKIGKALVKTHNYTRAINYYEAALKTEQQNFLRYDLAELLMKMKQYERCERVVLDALAHEPVNELPALSDDCRYLVLLAKIQNKVGKNEAASLSLQRARDVQAKVLKRVQLEQPDAVPIQKQLAAEICAEIAKHYTSQRGYERAVKFYKEALVYCETDRKVMLELARLYLTLDEVEACQEQCSVILKNDQFNEDATLMMADIMFRKQDYEQAVFHFEQLLERKPDNYPTLSRLIDLLRRAGKLEEIPRFLDMAEKFSSRSKLDPGFHYCKGLYLWYTGDPNEALQHFNKARKDNDWGQNAVYNMIEISLNPDNDIMGGEVFESLDGEVGSSSKRQESEQRAVGTAENLLRELKPQTPGGHIQLRILENYCLLATKQKANVEKALAVFTEIANNEKDHVPALLAMATAYMMLKLAPQARNQLKRIAKMNWSIVDADEFEKSWLLLADIYIHSGKYDMAGDLLQRCLNHNKSCCKAYEYRGYIMEKEQAFRDAALNYEMAWKYGNRTNPTIGYKLAFNYLKAKRHVDAIDVCHKVLAARPDYPRMRKDILDKARAALRS from the exons ATGGAGGACGAAGACACAACCCTG GCTTTGATCAAGCACTACTGCTACGAAAAGCATTATAACCACGCTGTCAacgctgctggagctgctcagaaAACATACAGCGGTGATCCCATCTACAGCTTTTTCCACGCATACGGTAACCTCATGCAAG ATCAAATTCAAGAAGCCATGATGGAGTTGGATACCATCAGAGATCATAGAGATCTTTCTCTCTGCGCTTTAATGGCTCTGGTttatgcagagaaaaaaaagacaaacccaG ACAGAGAACTTATCCAGGGGCTTGACGCCAAGGTCAAGGAGGATCGGAAAAGTGCGCCACCAAAGAGTTTGTACTATGCTGGCACATTTCTCTGGCTAATCGGTCGAAACGATAAGGCCAGAGAGTACATCGACAGAATGATCAAACTCTCTAATGGCTCTCGAGAG gGGATCGTCCTAAAAGCCTGGATAGATGTGACATCTGGGAAAGACGCCTATGCCAGAAAGGCCGGAAAATACTTTGATGAGGGGCTGAAGGAACGCTCGGATGTATTCGCCCTGATGGGAAAG GCACAATACTATGAATACCGTCAGAACTACTCTGGAGCGTTAGAGATGGTTAATCAAGTCATAGTGAGTTTCCCCACTTTTTTGCCGGCGCTCATCAAGAAAATGAAACTGTTGCTGAGCCTCCAGGACTGGGAGCAAACCATCGACGCAGCACACAG GCTTTTACAGAAAGATAAAAATAACCTTGAGGCACTCCAGATGCTGGCCATACACTCTTTATGCAGAGAGGGGGATATCTCTGAG tctgtgaagcagctttccAACCTCGTCAGCAGCCTGGAGATTCAAGAGCCACACAGCCCAGATCTTCTCTACAGGATGTCTTTGGCCTTCACCCGTGTT TGCGGACGAAGTGAGAAGGTGCTGGAGCAGACGTTCAGGATGGTGGACCGAGCGTTTTCCTTGGCGTCCGGGGACTCGGACTTCGCCACGGAGCTGGGCTACCAGATGGTGCTTCAGGGGAGGATCAAGGAAGCCATGAAGTGGTACAAGACCGCCATCTCCAACAAAGAGAAGACAAGTGTTTCTGCTTTAACCG GAATAATTCGCTGCCAGCTGATCGAGGGACATCTTGAAGATGCAGAACAGCAGTTGGAGTTTCTCACAGAGATTCAGCAGTCCATCGGAAAATCGGGG GAACTGCTGTACCTGCGCGCTGTGCTGGCTCTGAAAAAGCACCGGTCTCAGGAAGAAGTGACGAACCTGCTGAACGACGCCGTGGACACTCATTTCTCGTCGCTGCACGGCCTTCCCCTCGGAgtggagtacctggagaagcTGAACCCCGACTTCCTCCTGGAGATTGTCAAAGAGTATCTCGCCTTGTGTCCTGCCAAG CCTCCGGCTCAGGgtcagcctccagctcctcagcTCCAGCACTGTGCCACGCTGTTGGACACCGTGGTTAAGATCGTTCCAGGTCTTCTGCAGGCGGTTTTCCTCCTGGCCAAAGTCAGATATCAGTCTG GTGACATTGACGCCGCCCAGAGCAGTCTAAACCACTGCCTGGAGCAGTGTCCTTCTCATGCAGACGCTCATCTGCTCATGGCACagatccacctgctgcagggaAACGTGACCTTGTGCTCACAGTCTCTTGAACTCTGCCTCAGCCATAACTTCACG ATTCGGGACCATCCGCTGTACCACCTGATCAATGCTCAGGCTAAAAAGAAGTCGGGCGAGCTCGCCGAGGCGATACAGACTTTACAGATGGCTATGAGTCTCCCAGGCGTTCGCAGAGCCGGATCCTCATCCAAGTCCAAGAACAAGAGGCCTGACCTCAGCTCTGCCGACTGCGTGTCCGTCTTCCTCGAGTTAGCCGAGGCTCTGTGGCTCAATGGAGAACAG CACGAAGCAGCGAAAGTGATGCAGGACGCCATAAACGAGTTCTCGGGGACACCCGAGGAGCTGCGCGTCACCATCGCTAACGCTGATCTGGCTCTGCTGCGTGGCGACACCGACCTGGCGCTGAGCATGCTCAGAAACATCACGCCCGAGCAGCCCTACTACATCCAGGCCAAGGAGAAAATGGCCGACATATACCTGAACCACAGGAAGGAGAAGCGGCTGTATGCCAGCTGCTACAG AGAAATGGCGGAGAAGCTGCCCAGCCCTCACACATATCTGCTGCTCGGTGATGCCTACATGAAAATCCAAGAA CCTGAGAAAGCCATCGAGGTGTATGAGCAAGCCCTGAAGAAAAACCCCAGAGACGGTGCTCTGGCCAGCAAGATCGGAAAAGCCCTGGTCAAGACTCACAACTACAccagg GCGATCAATTACTACGAAGCTGCCCTGAAGACGGAGCAGCAGAACTTCCTGCGCTACGACCTGGCcgagctgctgatgaagatgaagcagTACGAGCGCTGCGAGAGGGTTGTGCTTGACGCCCTCGCCCATGAGCCAG tGAATGAGCTTCCTGCTCTCTCTGATGACTGCCGCTACCTCGTTCTTTTGGCAAAGATCCAAAATAAAGTGGGCAAAAATGAGGCTGCATCACTTTCCCTGCAAAGA GCCCGAGACGTGCAGGCGAAGGTGCTGAAGCGGGTGCAGTTGGAGCAGCCCGACGCCGTCCCCATACAGAAGCAACTCGCCGCCGAGATCTGCGCCGAGATCGCCAAACACTACACGAGTCAGAGGGGCTACGAGAGAGCAGTCAAATTCTACAAAGAAGCTCTTGTGTATTGTGAGACAGATCGCAAG GTGATGCTGGAGTTGGCGCGACTGTATCTCACACTCGACGAGGTGGAGGCGTGCCAAGAGCAATGCAGCGTCATTTTAAAGAACGACCAGTTCAACGAGGACGCCACGCTG ATGATGGCAGACATCATGTTCAGGAAGCAGGACTACGAGCAGGCAGTTTTCCACTTTGAGCAGCTCTTGGAGCGCAAACCAG ACAACTACCCAACTCTGTCACGTCTTATCGACTTGCTGAGAAGAGCTGGGAAGTTGGAGGAAATCCCCAGATTTCTTGATATGGCAGAAAAATTTTCTTCCAGGAGCAAACTGGACCCTGGATTTCACTACTGTAAAGGACTTTACCTGTG GTACACAGGAGACCCAAATGAAGCTCTTCAACACTTCAATAAGGCGCGGAAAGACAATGACTGGGGTCAAAACGCTGTGTACAACATGATCGAAATCTCCCTAAACCCAGACAATGACATAATGGGAGGAGAAGTATTCGAGAGTTTAGACGGGGAAGTTGG GAGCTCCTCGAAGAGGCAGGAGTCCGAGCAGCGCGCCGTGGGAACGGCCGAGAACCTGCTGAGGGAGTTAAAGCCTCAGACGCCGGGCGGACACATCCAGCTCCGCATCCTGGAGAACTACTGCCTGCTGGCGACCAAGCAGAAGGCCAACGTGGAGAAAGCCCTGGCTGTTTTCACAGAGATCGCAAACAATGAG AAAGACCACGTGCCGGCGCTGCTGGCCATGGCCACGGCCTACATGATGCTGAAGCTGGCCCCTCAGGCCAGGAACCAGCTCAAACGCATAGCGAAGATGAACTGGAGCATCGTTGACGCCGATGAGTTTGAGAAGAGCTGGCTGCTCCTGGCAGACATCTACATCCACTCAGGGAAGTACGACATGGCTGGAGACCTGCTGCAGAGATGCCTCAACCACAACAAG TCTTGCTGTAAAGCCTATGAATATCGGGGCTACATCATGGAAAAAGAGCAGGCTTTCCGCGATGCTGCGCTCAACTATGAGATGGCCTGGAAATATGGAAATCGCACAAACCCGACCATTG gataCAAGCTTGCCTTCAACTACCTTAAAGCAAAGAGGCACGTCGATGCCATAGATGTGTGTCATAAG GTTCTGGCTGCTCGCCCAGATTATCCACGGATGAGAAAAGACATCCTGGACAAAGCTCGCGCTGCCCTGAGATcttag